In the Candidatus Hydrogenedentota bacterium genome, CGGCGGCCGCGCCGAGGCGGCGGTGCTCGCCCATTTCGGCGCGTCCGTTCTTTCCTGTGGTACCATTGATAGAGGAAAACTGGGCAGCCTGGTCTTTTCCGATTCCGCGGCGCTGGCGGCGCTGAATGCGATTATGAAACCCCTGCTGGCGGAGGAGATCGGTTCCCGATGCGGGGCCTTTGCCGAGGCGGGAAGACCGGTGACCGTCGTGGACGCCGCGCTGCTGGGCGACAGCGGCACGTTGGAGCGCTGGCTTGAAGGCTTGATCCTCGTGCTGAGTGATACCGACACCCGGGTGCGACGGCTGATGACTTCGCGCGGTTTGACCGAAACGCAGGCGCGGCAACGCATCGCATCCCAGGTGGATCCAGAAACGAAGCGTTCCATCGCCCGCTGGGTGGTGGAAAACAACGGCTCCCTTGAGTCGCTCCACGAACAGATAGACGATGTTGCCAGGGAACTCATCTCCCTGTCCCGGAGCACGTAGTATGACCAACTGCCAAAGCTGTGGAAAACTGATGGCGTCGGGCACCGGCGAATCCCTGTGCCGCGCCTGTCGCGCCGAGGCCAGGACGCTGGCCGACAGCCACACTCCGGCACCGGAACCGGAGCCCGAAGTGCAAGTCATCATTGAAGCGCCGCCCTGTGTTCGTTGCCGAAAGCATGACGCGATGGAGGACTCCCACTTCTGCCTCGGGTGCCAGTTGGAGCTGGTCAATTCACTGGGTGACGCCGCGGAAGAATTGTTCCGAACACCGCCGCCGCCCCTGCCGCCTATCTCCAGTCCGGCCAGCCTCATGCGGGACCTGGAAGAAAAGCGCCAGCGCACCGCCACCAGTCACATGAGCGTGGTCGGCGGGACCCGACTCCGCTAAGCGCGCCGCTCGCGGGAATCGGGGTGATTGCGCGCGCGTCGGCACCACCCCCCTGTGCTATACTCCGCCCCCATGGTCAGCGGGAGGAGTTTCATGAAGAAAGTCATACAGCTAATTGCAGGCATTGCTCTGGGCATTTTCTTGTTCTGGTGGTTGTTCAGGGACACGGACTGGCCCGCCGTGGGCCACGCGCTCCGAGCGGCGAGTCCGGGCTGGCTGCTCTTCTCAACGCTGCTGGTTTTTGTCACCTTCGTCACGCGAATATTTCGCTGGGGCTACATCGTACGGACCGCCGGGCCGGTCTCCTTTCGCGTCATGTTCAGCGCGACCCAGATCGGGTTTCTCGGTAACTTCACCCTGCCCGGCCGTGTGGGCGAGGTCATACGCGCGGTCGTGCTTTCCCGCCTTACGGGGCTCGCGTTCAGCCGCTGTTTCGCCTTCGTCGCCCTGGATCGCGTCACCGATCTCTTTGGACTGCTCGCGGTCATGTTGATTACCGTCGTGTACGTCCACCCCGACGGCCCCATCGTGATTCCGGATGTGCCCCAGCCCATTCCGCCCGATGTCATCCGTGTGGGCGCCATGGGAACGGGCGCGGCCATGCTCGGCATCATTGCCGCCTTCGTGATCCTGTACCTGAACAAGCATCTCGCGCTGAAAGTGGTGGACATGACCGTGGGGCGGGTCTCCAGCGGTCTCGCGGCGCGGCTCCGGGGCATGCTCGAACAGTTTGCCGACGGCATGCACGTCTTCAAGTCGGCGGCGGACATGAGCCGGGCGATTCTGTGGTCCCTCGTCACATGGGGTGCGGGCACGGTCTGTTACTACTGCATTCTCCGCGCCTTTGGCATCGTGGCGC is a window encoding:
- a CDS encoding flippase-like domain-containing protein produces the protein MKKVIQLIAGIALGIFLFWWLFRDTDWPAVGHALRAASPGWLLFSTLLVFVTFVTRIFRWGYIVRTAGPVSFRVMFSATQIGFLGNFTLPGRVGEVIRAVVLSRLTGLAFSRCFAFVALDRVTDLFGLLAVMLITVVYVHPDGPIVIPDVPQPIPPDVIRVGAMGTGAAMLGIIAAFVILYLNKHLALKVVDMTVGRVSSGLAARLRGMLEQFADGMHVFKSAADMSRAILWSLVTWGAGTVCYYCILRAFGIVAPWYASFVIMACLAVAISLPSTPGFLGVFHAGIALAVLIVAPDTDIDVLKAAVIIAHLLQLLPVLLVGCICLYLENLGLMELRHAGEIAEEPAAP
- a CDS encoding dephospho-CoA kinase; the protein is MLIAGLTGGTGSGKSTAARRFETHDIAVVDADRVGHALLEPGGRAEAAVLAHFGASVLSCGTIDRGKLGSLVFSDSAALAALNAIMKPLLAEEIGSRCGAFAEAGRPVTVVDAALLGDSGTLERWLEGLILVLSDTDTRVRRLMTSRGLTETQARQRIASQVDPETKRSIARWVVENNGSLESLHEQIDDVARELISLSRST